A genomic window from Candidatus Pelagisphaera phototrophica includes:
- a CDS encoding DUF4266 domain-containing protein, with translation MKQIFKKISAWATFVALIVFSVGCTTVEPYQKGNLSDYTMRSDRDELASVMNSHIQFSREASTGGEGVGGGGCGCN, from the coding sequence ATGAAACAGATATTCAAAAAGATTTCCGCTTGGGCCACCTTTGTTGCCCTCATCGTTTTTAGCGTGGGTTGCACCACGGTTGAACCCTATCAGAAAGGGAATCTGTCGGACTATACGATGCGTTCCGATCGTGATGAGCTGGCATCCGTAATGAATTCCCATATACAATTTTCTCGCGAAGCCTCAACGGGCGGCGAAGGTGTAGGCGGCGGCGGTTGCGGTTGTAACTAG
- a CDS encoding TlpA disulfide reductase family protein, which produces MKIWLKISLTAIAALSCVSWVQAEGWGSGTDLPSTLEGFALEGEVPEMEGKVTLVDFWASWCAPCKAAFPEMEKLYQNFKDEGFQIVAVSVDQKANQMQRFLDKQKPSFATPHDAGQQLVKAAEISVMPSSFLVDRKGVIRFAHEGWHGKKSAENLTHQIQALLAE; this is translated from the coding sequence ATGAAAATCTGGTTGAAAATTAGTCTGACGGCAATAGCCGCTTTGTCCTGTGTGTCGTGGGTCCAAGCCGAAGGGTGGGGTTCGGGTACGGATTTACCGTCAACTTTGGAAGGTTTCGCTCTCGAAGGGGAAGTGCCGGAAATGGAGGGAAAAGTGACGCTCGTGGACTTCTGGGCTTCCTGGTGTGCTCCTTGCAAAGCGGCTTTCCCGGAAATGGAGAAATTGTACCAGAACTTCAAGGATGAGGGGTTCCAAATAGTCGCCGTGAGCGTGGACCAAAAGGCAAATCAGATGCAACGTTTCCTTGACAAGCAAAAGCCGAGCTTTGCGACGCCGCACGATGCCGGGCAGCAGTTGGTGAAAGCGGCAGAAATCAGTGTTATGCCGTCTTCCTTTTTAGTGGATCGCAAAGGCGTTATCCGATTTGCGCATGAGGGGTGGCATGGCAAGAAGTCGGCAGAAAATTTGACCCATCAAATTCAAGCACTATTAGCAGAATGA
- a CDS encoding FAD:protein FMN transferase, whose protein sequence is MEKPAAMKVDARVSFDPKRSLYDLRFKALGTDCRVQFSARSNDQAAAFSKEAVQWVANFETKYSRFRDNSLISEINRNAGVAWTEIDTEVESIFAICDDLHFMTQGVLDPTMLPLIHLWDYRRTHTQLPSDTEVESVRSLVGWRKVERKPGGVFLPEKGMSLDLGGFGKEYAVDKVAAIAVGNGLTGCLVDFGRDIHAIGRPPNGPAWHIGLENPEIPGSSWGSLAAINLGIATSGDYRRFFEHSGQRFGHILDPRSGRPVINGILAVTITANSCLEAGVLSTTVFVLGEEEGLKLVEGTFGAEGCIVMNSGIQQTSKFYENLVEN, encoded by the coding sequence ATGGAGAAACCAGCGGCAATGAAAGTTGATGCTCGGGTTTCATTCGACCCGAAGCGTAGCTTGTACGATTTGCGATTCAAGGCCTTGGGAACGGATTGTAGGGTACAGTTTTCCGCGAGAAGCAATGACCAGGCTGCAGCTTTTTCAAAAGAGGCGGTGCAATGGGTAGCTAATTTTGAAACCAAGTATTCACGGTTTAGGGATAATAGTCTCATTAGTGAGATCAACCGGAATGCGGGCGTTGCGTGGACTGAGATCGATACAGAAGTAGAGTCTATTTTCGCGATTTGCGACGATTTGCACTTCATGACTCAAGGAGTTTTGGACCCCACGATGCTGCCGCTCATTCATCTATGGGACTACCGGAGAACCCACACACAACTGCCATCCGATACCGAGGTCGAAAGCGTGCGGTCTCTGGTGGGATGGAGAAAGGTTGAACGAAAGCCAGGAGGTGTATTTCTACCGGAAAAAGGGATGTCATTGGATTTGGGAGGCTTCGGCAAGGAGTATGCCGTGGATAAAGTGGCGGCCATCGCGGTGGGAAATGGCTTGACGGGTTGCCTCGTGGACTTTGGCAGAGACATTCACGCAATCGGAAGGCCTCCTAACGGCCCAGCCTGGCACATTGGTCTAGAGAATCCGGAAATCCCCGGATCCTCGTGGGGCAGTCTGGCCGCCATTAATTTGGGGATTGCGACCTCTGGGGACTATCGCCGTTTCTTTGAGCATAGCGGGCAACGGTTCGGGCATATTTTAGATCCTCGCTCTGGCCGGCCGGTTATCAATGGCATTTTAGCGGTAACTATCACCGCAAATTCCTGTCTAGAGGCAGGAGTCCTTTCCACCACGGTATTTGTCTTGGGCGAGGAAGAAGGGTTGAAACTGGTGGAAGGAACTTTTGGCGCAGAAGGGTGCATTGTCATGAATTCTGGGATACAGCAAACATCTAAATTCTATGAAAATCTGGTTGAAAATTAG
- a CDS encoding DUF3570 domain-containing protein: MSRPIFLSLPRSVRIFVFAGYLYLFGARVSNAEDHISVKWQDYSEDNDRIRVISRYMGFEKKVSNQITLKGHGVHDAISGATPSGAPADDGVNVPLSNLTDVREAGVIDLDWTRGIHKSTFQYSHSSESDFLSRGYAYSQTSEYNKRNTGLSYGISFIDDDVRPTFFSEHREKESYDYFLGISQVVDPNTIVALNYTYSDVSGYLSDPYKIIRRETEILPGLSLPLTFAENRPTDRTRHIWFLNVKRFFDQAGGSLDFDYRYFNDSWGVESSTFDLEWYQKIGENLIIRPKYRYYTQNSADFYTLDLTGTVIDPRASLKGVAPFYSADYRLAKFDTHTYGVKVIYNFGDRFSVDAAFERYEMEGKDETPQSAFADADIITLGASLWF; this comes from the coding sequence ATGAGCCGACCAATCTTTCTTTCTCTCCCCCGATCTGTGCGAATTTTCGTTTTTGCGGGCTATCTGTACTTGTTCGGGGCCAGAGTTTCGAATGCCGAAGACCACATTTCAGTCAAGTGGCAGGACTACAGCGAGGACAATGACCGAATTCGGGTGATCTCTCGTTACATGGGTTTTGAGAAGAAGGTGAGCAACCAGATCACTCTCAAAGGTCACGGGGTTCACGATGCGATATCGGGGGCGACGCCAAGTGGCGCTCCTGCGGATGATGGCGTTAACGTTCCGCTTTCCAATCTCACCGATGTTCGAGAAGCAGGAGTGATCGACTTGGACTGGACCCGGGGAATCCACAAATCGACCTTTCAGTATTCGCATAGTTCGGAAAGCGACTTTCTATCTAGAGGTTACGCGTATTCGCAAACGTCTGAGTACAACAAGCGCAACACGGGTCTAAGCTATGGCATATCGTTCATTGACGACGATGTTCGACCGACCTTCTTTAGCGAGCATCGGGAAAAAGAGAGCTACGACTATTTTCTCGGGATAAGCCAGGTAGTCGATCCGAACACGATTGTAGCTCTAAATTACACATACAGTGATGTCAGCGGATACTTGAGTGATCCTTATAAAATTATCCGGCGGGAAACGGAAATTCTCCCAGGTCTCTCCCTACCTCTGACGTTCGCGGAGAACCGACCTACAGACCGAACGCGGCATATATGGTTTCTCAACGTAAAGCGCTTTTTCGATCAAGCGGGAGGCAGTCTGGATTTCGATTATCGTTATTTCAATGACAGCTGGGGAGTGGAGAGCAGTACCTTTGACCTGGAGTGGTATCAGAAAATTGGGGAGAATCTGATTATTCGCCCGAAATACCGTTACTATACCCAAAATTCAGCGGATTTCTACACGCTTGATTTGACTGGAACCGTAATTGACCCTCGTGCCTCCCTCAAAGGTGTAGCCCCCTTTTATTCCGCAGACTACCGGCTGGCGAAGTTCGACACCCACACTTACGGGGTGAAAGTGATCTACAATTTTGGGGATCGCTTTAGTGTCGATGCGGCTTTTGAGCGTTATGAGATGGAAGGAAAAGATGAAACGCCGCAGTCTGCTTTTGCAGATGCGGATATTATAACGTTGGGTGCGTCACTATGGTTCTAA
- a CDS encoding gamma-glutamylcyclotransferase family protein gives MDSPKNQYLFVYGTLRSDQPEHRTHSPRSLSRSIASVTGTLYELDEGYPLLIVPATSIVLPASRDWLRDWNQATMFDLATIPDPSQERSSHIWGELIEIPLEPDALTKPDKWEGFSLDRPSIYQRVIIPAALADGRMVAAWAYVTTQIPTTAKLIPDGFWERPEKLR, from the coding sequence GTGGATTCTCCTAAAAACCAATACCTGTTTGTCTACGGCACCCTTCGAAGTGACCAACCAGAGCACCGAACCCATAGTCCACGGTCCCTATCTCGCTCGATCGCCTCCGTCACGGGAACGCTTTACGAGCTAGACGAAGGTTATCCCCTATTAATCGTGCCTGCTACTTCAATCGTTTTGCCCGCTAGCCGAGACTGGCTAAGAGACTGGAATCAGGCTACTATGTTCGACTTGGCAACCATTCCGGACCCTTCCCAAGAACGATCTTCCCACATCTGGGGAGAATTGATCGAAATACCCCTCGAGCCAGATGCCTTGACCAAACCTGACAAGTGGGAAGGGTTCAGTCTCGATCGTCCAAGCATCTATCAACGGGTAATCATCCCGGCAGCTCTCGCAGATGGGAGGATGGTGGCCGCCTGGGCTTATGTCACGACACAAATCCCAACCACCGCTAAACTCATTCCGGATGGATTTTGGGAGCGCCCTGAGAAGCTCCGTTGA
- a CDS encoding DUF3127 domain-containing protein — MSCMIILMYELEGTVKLIEDTQTFGSGFQKREFVVTSEEKFPQDVKFECTKDKIELLEKVRTGDRVKVSFNIRGNEYKGKYYVNLQAWRIENGGGEVDSNLAQVTGESGDGNLDDLEESPF, encoded by the coding sequence ATGAGTTGCATGATAATTCTCATGTACGAATTGGAAGGCACCGTTAAATTGATAGAGGACACGCAAACCTTCGGAAGTGGGTTTCAAAAACGCGAATTTGTGGTCACATCTGAAGAGAAATTTCCTCAAGACGTAAAATTCGAGTGTACGAAGGACAAAATCGAACTTCTCGAAAAAGTTCGCACTGGTGACCGCGTAAAAGTCAGCTTTAACATTCGAGGAAACGAATACAAAGGGAAGTATTACGTGAACCTGCAGGCTTGGCGTATTGAGAACGGTGGCGGTGAAGTGGACAGCAATCTCGCTCAGGTAACTGGCGAATCTGGTGACGGTAATCTAGACGACCTGGAAGAATCTCCCTTCTAA
- the hflC gene encoding protease modulator HflC yields MKKLAGLLIIVGALAALVVLFASAYTVPETKQAIITQFGKPVGEPITEAGLHFRTPFVQEVNMIEKRILEWDGIPTEMPTKDKTYISVDTFGRWRISDAKQYFLRLRDERSAQSRLNDILRSETLNAIAKHELIEVIRTTKDREPNQDATLADAPGNIGILNPITSGRAMIEKEIFENAASKLTDFGIELLDVRFKRINYNNSVQQNIFQRMISERQQIAERFRSEGAGEAAKITGKREKDLQEIESVAYKQVQTIRGEADAKATEIYASAFNKSAKSVEYYEFIKTLETYEQMFDRETTLILSTNSDLFKFLKEIEPNQ; encoded by the coding sequence ATGAAAAAATTAGCAGGTCTATTAATTATTGTCGGCGCACTCGCTGCATTGGTAGTTCTCTTCGCATCGGCTTACACCGTGCCAGAGACCAAACAGGCGATCATCACGCAGTTCGGAAAACCAGTTGGAGAGCCGATCACCGAAGCGGGTCTCCATTTTCGGACTCCCTTCGTTCAGGAGGTTAACATGATCGAAAAGCGGATACTCGAGTGGGACGGGATTCCCACGGAAATGCCGACCAAGGATAAAACCTATATTTCGGTAGACACTTTCGGTCGCTGGCGGATCAGTGATGCTAAGCAATATTTTCTACGCTTGAGAGACGAGCGTAGCGCCCAGTCTAGACTGAACGATATTCTGCGAAGCGAAACCCTTAACGCCATCGCCAAGCACGAGCTGATAGAAGTTATTCGCACGACCAAAGATCGCGAGCCTAACCAAGACGCTACTTTGGCGGACGCTCCGGGGAATATTGGGATTCTAAACCCCATTACATCGGGCCGGGCAATGATCGAAAAGGAGATCTTTGAAAACGCGGCCTCGAAATTGACGGACTTCGGTATCGAACTTTTGGATGTGCGATTCAAGCGCATTAATTACAACAACAGCGTACAGCAGAACATCTTTCAGCGCATGATCAGCGAGCGTCAGCAAATCGCGGAGCGTTTCCGTTCAGAAGGTGCTGGTGAAGCAGCTAAGATCACAGGTAAGCGGGAGAAAGACCTGCAGGAAATTGAATCGGTAGCGTACAAACAAGTGCAGACGATTCGAGGAGAGGCAGATGCTAAGGCAACTGAGATTTATGCGAGTGCATTCAACAAAAGTGCAAAGTCTGTTGAGTACTACGAGTTTATAAAGACGCTCGAGACTTACGAGCAGATGTTTGATCGCGAAACGACTTTAATCCTTTCAACCAACAGCGACCTCTTTAAGTTTCTCAAAGAAATTGAGCCAAACCAGTAG
- the hflK gene encoding FtsH protease activity modulator HflK — MGENIEFQIPNSLKEFRAKVGSILWILVAIIVITAAYSMLYTIQAESQGVVLRFGKYIKTVDPGLHIKLPFGIDTYEIVQVERQLKQEFGFATRGANDPSQFNPSQTERSFERSMVTGDLNAATVEWSVQYRVEDPQLFLFKVREPKGTLRDISESVMRTVIGDRTVDEVITIGRQEIASEALIEMQTLVDKYELGLNVDQVQLNNVNPPQPVQNSFNEVNQAQQEREQMINIANGEYNKVIPRARGEADQKIQAAEGYALKRVNEAEGDVARFNAILREYLKAPEVTKRRLYLETMQSVVPSLGKKIVIDAEAQQILPLLQLNENTQNR, encoded by the coding sequence ATGGGCGAGAATATAGAGTTTCAGATACCAAACAGTTTGAAGGAGTTTCGGGCTAAAGTGGGTTCAATCCTATGGATCCTTGTAGCGATTATAGTGATAACGGCAGCTTACTCCATGCTGTACACCATACAGGCCGAGTCGCAGGGAGTCGTTCTTCGCTTTGGCAAGTACATCAAGACGGTTGATCCCGGTCTGCATATAAAGCTACCGTTCGGGATCGACACTTACGAAATTGTCCAGGTCGAGCGTCAGCTCAAGCAGGAGTTTGGATTCGCGACTAGAGGGGCGAACGATCCGAGTCAGTTCAATCCTTCGCAGACGGAACGAAGCTTTGAGCGCAGCATGGTGACGGGAGATCTCAATGCCGCGACAGTCGAATGGAGCGTCCAGTATCGTGTCGAGGATCCCCAGCTTTTTCTTTTCAAGGTCAGGGAGCCTAAAGGGACGCTTCGAGATATATCAGAGTCGGTCATGCGGACGGTCATTGGTGACCGGACGGTCGATGAGGTCATTACTATTGGCCGGCAGGAGATTGCGAGCGAGGCCCTTATCGAGATGCAGACGCTGGTGGACAAGTACGAGCTCGGTTTGAACGTAGACCAGGTCCAGCTCAACAACGTGAATCCGCCGCAGCCGGTCCAGAATTCATTTAACGAAGTCAATCAGGCACAGCAGGAGCGTGAGCAGATGATCAACATTGCCAACGGTGAATACAACAAGGTGATTCCTCGAGCACGCGGAGAAGCGGACCAAAAGATCCAGGCAGCCGAAGGGTACGCGCTCAAGCGAGTGAATGAAGCCGAAGGGGATGTCGCCCGTTTTAACGCCATTTTAAGGGAGTATCTTAAAGCTCCGGAAGTGACGAAGCGTCGCCTATACCTCGAAACTATGCAGAGCGTAGTCCCCAGTCTGGGGAAAAAGATAGTGATCGATGCGGAGGCTCAGCAAATCCTTCCGCTTTTGCAGCTCAACGAGAACACTCAGAATCGCTAG
- a CDS encoding glycosyltransferase family 4 protein, protein MDILLDLRWMVLGHAGGLEQMAYELVAALAKVSRKDTFYLYCPDRAFQDWLFESELNMVLIDSDRFALVPERVSYDRSEGRPSGKLGRLGVVALDGSEHPPRTLNVDLVHSIGGYVHDELLDYRNILTIHDLQHIHLPHHFDEVEIAARNARYLTSIHASEAVISVSGFVKRDIIAQYGLKPESVTSIWNIPSGSPTDRLSKSKEDRILRKMGIDFEYLFFPSHGWPHKNHLKLVEAFPFIQESMPNLRMIFTGGKFDQEHPAAKKIRSLGLEEFILHIGYRTPTEIRCLYERAKALVYPSLFEGFGMPVAEAIESGAPVVCSDIEPLVEIGGEAVVTFDPCSSKDIADKVLSVLGDDRLLESLRAKGEAQLTRFSSEAIARQTYDLYRKTCGLDPTPLESSRLAKTNSRCESTRHWGMVSERSLRAGKSLSGLVALLVAALKSPPLARSIWNALRSKGDRASSFNGRYGDGWIVPNYREWLWVPEGSEGLILEIEAPPLPHGDDFRFRVALQGIELGDFRFAGRSSLRIPITLKESSKELVQLKIDSNYWFRPNDRDDNGDERELAVKLAGIHWE, encoded by the coding sequence ATGGATATACTTCTCGATTTGCGCTGGATGGTATTGGGCCATGCCGGTGGATTGGAACAAATGGCCTATGAGCTGGTTGCAGCTCTTGCGAAGGTTAGCCGTAAGGACACGTTCTACCTATACTGCCCCGATAGAGCTTTTCAAGATTGGCTGTTCGAGTCAGAACTGAATATGGTGCTGATCGACAGCGACCGGTTTGCTCTGGTTCCTGAGCGAGTCAGTTATGACCGATCGGAAGGTCGGCCTAGCGGGAAACTGGGAAGACTAGGGGTTGTGGCTCTTGATGGATCTGAGCACCCCCCGCGAACCTTGAACGTCGATCTCGTCCATTCAATTGGGGGCTATGTGCATGACGAGTTACTGGACTATCGGAATATTCTCACGATTCATGATTTGCAGCACATCCATTTGCCGCATCACTTTGACGAGGTGGAAATTGCTGCGCGGAATGCGAGGTACCTGACGTCGATCCATGCTTCCGAAGCAGTAATCAGCGTATCGGGTTTCGTGAAACGTGATATTATAGCCCAATATGGCTTGAAGCCGGAGAGCGTAACCTCAATTTGGAATATACCCAGTGGAAGCCCTACGGATCGATTGTCCAAATCCAAAGAGGATAGAATCCTCCGAAAAATGGGGATCGATTTCGAGTATTTGTTTTTCCCCTCCCATGGCTGGCCCCATAAGAACCATCTCAAACTCGTTGAGGCTTTCCCCTTCATCCAGGAGTCGATGCCTAATTTGAGAATGATCTTTACGGGCGGCAAGTTTGACCAGGAACACCCTGCAGCAAAGAAGATTAGATCGCTTGGTTTAGAGGAGTTCATCCTGCACATAGGATACCGTACTCCCACCGAAATTCGTTGTCTGTACGAGCGTGCGAAAGCGCTCGTTTACCCGTCGCTATTTGAAGGCTTCGGGATGCCCGTGGCGGAAGCGATCGAATCCGGGGCGCCGGTTGTTTGCTCCGATATCGAGCCCTTGGTTGAAATTGGAGGTGAGGCGGTTGTCACCTTTGATCCCTGTAGTTCTAAGGATATTGCTGACAAAGTGTTATCGGTGCTTGGGGACGATCGGTTGTTGGAGAGTTTGCGGGCAAAAGGCGAAGCACAGTTGACGCGGTTCTCGAGCGAAGCGATTGCCCGCCAAACCTATGATCTCTATCGGAAAACCTGTGGACTGGATCCGACTCCGCTGGAAAGTAGCCGTTTAGCCAAGACTAACAGCCGATGTGAGTCTACTAGGCACTGGGGAATGGTTAGCGAGCGCAGTTTGCGAGCGGGGAAATCGTTATCGGGACTGGTCGCATTGCTCGTAGCCGCATTGAAATCACCGCCGCTGGCTAGGTCTATCTGGAACGCACTGCGGAGCAAGGGCGACCGTGCAAGCAGCTTTAACGGTCGCTACGGAGACGGATGGATTGTCCCAAATTATCGGGAATGGCTTTGGGTCCCCGAAGGGTCGGAAGGACTCATTTTAGAGATTGAAGCCCCCCCGCTTCCTCATGGGGATGACTTTAGATTTAGGGTGGCGTTGCAAGGAATCGAACTGGGCGATTTTCGTTTTGCAGGCAGGTCAAGCCTTAGGATTCCTATTACGTTAAAGGAGAGCAGTAAAGAACTCGTTCAATTGAAAATCGACAGTAATTATTGGTTTAGACCGAACGATCGCGACGACAATGGCGATGAACGGGAGCTGGCAGTTAAGCTAGCTGGAATACATTGGGAGTGA
- a CDS encoding CobW family GTP-binding protein — protein sequence MPTPDRIGRLPVTPLSGFLGAGKTTLLNHLVRNAAGERIAIIVNDIGEVNIDASLIRSEVRQLDGAIDQVVELSGGCICCSIQDDLVAALWELTQNRQIDRLVIESTGVAEPLSIAQTFFADDITGRPLEDSACIDSLVTIVDSPFFLCEWKAHDEKGTQRTLLRQEDDRPIFELLIEQVECADILVANKIDLLDGQELHELEAILSSLNDRAEMIKATQGKVDTEKILGRQQFNPKSTLSGANWLRYLETSEPEKPDIARFRKTEISPSTLIQPRLSAAIGDKEHAARLVDTYVYRARKPLNADRFAHVINKSIPGLLRAKGYCWIEGQDDAVGFLSITGSTSRCDFLGKWWAAALENGKIDRSQIPPEVERKWEPPYGDRRQELVFIGINLDGPSIKNQIDNCLIECS from the coding sequence ATGCCCACGCCTGACAGAATCGGCCGACTTCCTGTGACTCCCCTATCCGGGTTTCTCGGCGCCGGCAAAACCACTTTGCTCAACCACCTCGTACGAAATGCCGCTGGGGAGCGGATCGCCATCATCGTCAACGATATCGGCGAGGTAAACATTGATGCCTCGCTCATCCGGTCAGAAGTCCGCCAGCTAGATGGAGCCATCGACCAGGTTGTGGAACTCAGCGGAGGTTGCATCTGTTGCTCCATCCAAGATGATCTCGTCGCCGCCCTCTGGGAGCTCACCCAAAACCGCCAGATCGACCGACTCGTCATTGAGTCAACCGGTGTTGCCGAGCCGTTATCCATCGCCCAGACCTTCTTTGCCGACGACATCACAGGTCGCCCTCTTGAGGACAGTGCCTGTATAGACTCTCTTGTTACTATCGTAGATTCTCCTTTTTTCCTGTGCGAGTGGAAGGCCCACGATGAAAAAGGAACCCAGCGAACGCTCCTTCGCCAAGAGGACGATCGCCCAATTTTCGAACTACTCATCGAGCAGGTAGAATGTGCCGACATCCTCGTAGCCAATAAGATCGACCTACTAGACGGACAGGAACTCCATGAGCTCGAAGCTATTCTATCTAGCCTCAACGATCGGGCCGAAATGATAAAAGCGACCCAAGGAAAGGTCGACACAGAGAAAATTCTTGGAAGGCAGCAGTTCAATCCGAAGAGCACGCTATCAGGAGCGAACTGGCTGCGCTACCTCGAAACCAGCGAGCCAGAGAAGCCTGACATCGCCCGATTCCGCAAAACGGAGATTTCTCCGTCCACCCTTATTCAACCTCGCCTCAGCGCCGCGATCGGGGACAAAGAACATGCGGCCCGACTGGTGGATACTTACGTTTATCGAGCACGCAAGCCTCTGAACGCCGATCGTTTTGCCCACGTAATCAACAAATCGATACCGGGTCTGCTAAGGGCCAAAGGCTATTGCTGGATCGAAGGACAGGATGATGCCGTCGGCTTTCTCTCGATTACCGGTTCCACGAGCCGTTGCGACTTTCTCGGAAAATGGTGGGCCGCTGCTCTCGAGAACGGCAAAATCGACCGTTCCCAAATTCCCCCAGAAGTTGAACGCAAATGGGAACCCCCTTATGGAGACCGCCGACAGGAACTTGTCTTCATCGGCATCAATCTGGACGGGCCTTCAATCAAGAACCAGATAGACAACTGCCTGATTGAGTGTAGTTGA
- a CDS encoding DEAD/DEAH box helicase family protein, whose product MYKLRTYQQEAVDRTLYHFRRQRTPAVIVLPTGAGKSLVIAELAKIAKGRVLILAHVKELVEQNHLKYESYGLQAGVYSAGLNQKDRGRKVIFGSIQSVANADDDFFKDFTLLVIDECHRAGLEPDSQYAKVIKRLKQNNERICILGLTATPFRLGIGWIYNYAIRGELKTQEMRFFKQCIYDLPLEYMIRNQYLTPPVKVDIPVTSYDFSELTEGGITYTMAQLEEVLHQQRRLTPLIIKNIIDITDSYKRQGVMIFSSTVKHAQEVMESLPKGQARLVLGETEASERDQIIDDFKRRAFKYLVNVSVLTTGFDAAHVDVIAILRPTESISLYQQIIGRGLRLDTDKKDCLVLDYTGMGYNIFSPEVGEKKTVSESVAVQVPCPECGFVNDFWGIVDFDGNIIEHFGRKCRGGHHNPDTYEFRPCGYRFRFKVCDQCSAQNDLTARECRRCGNILIDPDTKLKQARLSKNAHVLTPDSIEMLERFDKNGTPYLQVKYYDYDARHLAEIHYLDNQTSLKKFNVNFLRSHLKRPEMTLNIHSVSEVVEMQSQIRMPAFLIGRKQGKFWKITEKIFREEL is encoded by the coding sequence ATGTACAAACTCAGGACCTACCAACAGGAAGCGGTTGATCGCACCCTTTACCACTTTCGGAGGCAACGGACCCCAGCGGTCATCGTTTTGCCTACGGGGGCAGGGAAGAGTTTGGTAATCGCTGAATTGGCCAAAATTGCTAAGGGGCGAGTCCTCATACTCGCTCACGTCAAAGAGCTGGTCGAGCAAAATCACTTGAAGTACGAGAGCTATGGTTTGCAAGCGGGGGTCTATTCCGCGGGCTTGAATCAAAAGGACCGCGGGAGGAAGGTGATCTTCGGCAGCATCCAGTCCGTCGCGAATGCGGACGACGACTTCTTTAAGGACTTTACGCTCCTCGTGATCGATGAGTGCCACCGCGCCGGGCTGGAGCCTGACAGTCAGTACGCTAAGGTAATCAAACGGCTGAAGCAGAACAATGAGCGTATTTGTATTTTGGGCCTTACCGCCACCCCTTTTCGGCTAGGAATCGGATGGATCTATAACTACGCGATCCGTGGAGAGTTGAAGACGCAGGAAATGCGCTTCTTTAAGCAATGCATCTACGACCTACCCCTTGAGTACATGATACGGAACCAATACCTTACGCCTCCAGTTAAGGTAGATATTCCAGTGACGTCGTATGACTTCTCTGAGCTGACTGAAGGGGGCATTACCTATACGATGGCCCAACTGGAGGAAGTGCTCCATCAGCAAAGACGCCTGACGCCCCTGATTATCAAAAATATCATTGATATCACCGATAGCTACAAGCGTCAGGGCGTGATGATCTTTAGCTCCACGGTGAAACATGCCCAAGAGGTGATGGAGAGCCTTCCGAAGGGACAGGCGCGGCTCGTCCTGGGAGAAACTGAGGCCAGCGAGCGGGATCAGATTATCGATGATTTCAAGAGGAGAGCGTTTAAGTATTTAGTCAATGTATCTGTCCTGACAACCGGGTTCGATGCCGCCCATGTCGATGTGATCGCTATTCTACGTCCCACAGAGTCGATTAGCTTGTATCAGCAAATCATCGGCCGTGGTTTACGTTTGGATACGGATAAAAAAGATTGTCTAGTCTTAGACTATACCGGAATGGGGTATAACATTTTCAGCCCAGAGGTTGGCGAAAAGAAAACCGTATCCGAATCGGTCGCCGTGCAGGTGCCCTGCCCTGAATGCGGTTTCGTGAATGACTTTTGGGGTATCGTCGACTTTGATGGAAATATCATCGAGCACTTCGGTCGCAAGTGTCGCGGCGGGCATCACAATCCGGATACCTACGAGTTTAGGCCCTGTGGATATCGGTTTCGCTTTAAGGTCTGCGACCAGTGCTCAGCTCAAAACGACCTCACTGCTCGCGAGTGCCGCAGATGCGGCAATATACTGATTGATCCTGACACAAAACTGAAACAGGCCAGGCTTTCAAAAAACGCTCACGTGCTTACGCCAGATTCGATCGAGATGCTCGAGCGCTTCGACAAAAACGGGACCCCCTACCTACAGGTAAAGTACTACGACTATGATGCGCGACACCTAGCGGAGATTCATTACCTCGACAATCAAACCAGCCTTAAGAAGTTTAATGTCAATTTCTTGAGATCGCATCTAAAACGGCCCGAAATGACCCTCAACATCCATTCGGTCAGCGAAGTAGTTGAAATGCAATCACAGATCAGGATGCCTGCCTTTTTAATTGGTCGCAAGCAGGGCAAGTTCTGGAAGATTACTGAAAAAATATTCCGCGAGGAACTTTAA